GGCTAACCCAATAAGATTTCTTTTGGGTTAGCCTCTTTTATTTTATTGATGGTAAGTTGATACGGGTTTTTTTGTGGCCGTTCGTAAAAGTGCCCGAATGATTTATTTAGCAATGTGAAAAGACTTTCGATAGGAAAAGTTCCCAAAAATAGAGCATGTTTTGTGAGAATGGTTACCTTCTGTTACGAAAGTGACTGAATGCAGTGCATGACTCGCTAAAAAGAGCACTTTCGATAGGAAAAGTTCCCAAAAGCAGACATTCACCGCCAAAAAGGTCACTTTCATTGCTCAAAGTTCCCAAAAACAAACAATTATTAGTAAGTTTGGTCACTTTCTGTTACGAAAGTTCCCAAAAGCAGAACATCCGCTGCCAAAAAGGTCACTTTCACTGCTCAAAGTTCCCAAAAACAAACAAATATTAGTAAGTTTGGTCACTTTCTGTTACGAAAGTTCCCAAAAGCAGAACATCCGCTGCCAAAAAGGTCAATTTCGCTGCTCAAAGTTCCCAAAGGCAAATAAATATTAGTAAGTTTGGTCACTTTCTGATACGAAAGTGCTCGAAAGCAGAGCATCAAGCTGTAAAAAGGTCACTTTCGATGGGGAAAGTTCCCAAAAGCAGAACATCCGCTGCCAAAAAGGTCACTTTCAAAAGTTCCCAAAAACAAAAAATGATTGGTAAGTTTGGTCACTTTCTGTTACGAAAGTGACCGAAAGCAGAGCATCCGCTGCCAAAAAGGTCACTTTCACTGCGCAAAGTTCCCAAAAACAAAAAATGATTGGTAAGTTTGGTCACTTTCTGTTACGAAAGTGCCCGAAAGCAGAGCATCAAGCTGTAAAAAGGTCACTTTCGATGGGGAAAGTTCCCTAAAGCAAAAAATGATTGGTAAGTTTGGTCACTTTCTGATACGAAAGTGCCCGAAAGCAGAGCATCAAGCTGTAAAAAGGTCACTTTCGATAGGAAAAGTTCCCAAAAGTAGAACATCCACCGCCAAAAAGGTCACTTTCATTGCTCAAAGTTCCCAAATGTAAATAAATATTAGTAAGTTTGGTCACTTTCTGTTACGAAAGTGCTCGAAAGCAGAGCATCAAGCTGTAAAAAGAGCACTTTCGATAGGGAAAGTTCCCAAAAGCAGAACATCCGCTGCCAAAAAGGTCACTTTCACTGCTCAAAGTTCCCAAATGCAAATAAATATTAGTAAGTTTGGTCACTTTCTGTTACGAAAGTGCTCGAAAGCAGAGCATCAAGCTGTAAAAAGGGCATTTTCGATAGTGAAAGTTCCCAAAATTAGAACATCCGCCGCCAAAAAGGTCACTTTCACTGCGCAAAGTTCCCAAAAACAAACAAATATTAGTAAGTTTGGTCACTTTCTGTTACGAAAGTGCCCGAAAGCAGAGCATCAAGCTGTAAAAAGGTCACTTTCGATGGGGAAAGTTCCCAAAAGCAGAGCATCCGCTGCCAAAAAGGTCACTTTCACTGCGCAAAGTTCCCAAATGCAAATAAATATTAGTAAGTTTGGTCACTTTCTGATACGAAAGTGCCCGAAAGCAGGGCATCAAGCTGTAAAAAGGTCACTTTCGATAGGAAAAGTTCCCAAAAGCAGACATTCACCGCCAAAAAGGTCACTTTCATTGCTCAAAGTTCCCAAAAACAAACAAATATTAGTAAGTTTGGTCACTTTCTGTTACCAAAGTGCCCGAAACAGAGCATCAAGCTGTAAAAAGAGCATTTTCGATAGTGAAAGTTCCCCTATTCTAAAATTCCCTCAATAAAAAAGGAACTTTCCCTAAAAAAAGTTCCTAACCGTTTAATTTCATATGCTGAAATCATTTTGTTTAGCCTAAATCTCCAAAAACTAATCTAGTCAATCCTACAAATTTCAATTGGACAGTTATCACAGCAAATTTCAGCTTTTAAATAGTTTAAATCATGAATTGTAATATAACCTTTTTCAATCGAAAGTATGTTTTGTTTTCTTAAATCATTTAACATACGATTGATCATTTCTCGACTTGTCGAGCAGAGGTTAGCTATTTCAGTGTTTGTTAGATTAAAATTAATGAAAATGTTATTATCATCCGTTATTTCACCATAAGTATTGGACAAACGTATTAATGTTGAATAGAGTGCACCTTTTTTTCCGTTCATCACCAAATCACGGATCAAACTTTGGTTTTTAATATTTTCATTTTGAAGCCATTTTAAATATTCGATAAGCAAGGCAGGCTGTTCTGTTAACAACAACTCTAAATCTTTTTTACTTAATGAGAAAATTTCAGTTTGGCTTAATGCAATAGCGGATGTTGAATGGGAGCCAATTTGACTAAATAATGTAGTTTCTCCAAGAATGCTGCCTTTCCCACATATCCGGATTGTTAATTCCTTACCACTTTCTTGTTCTTTACTAATTTGAACTTTACCCTCTTTAATTAAAAAAATATCATGAGCCATTTCGCCTTCTCGAAATATATGATTTCCTTTATCGACTTTAAGAAATTGTCCGTTATTCTCGAATAAACGATGAAAATTCAAAGGAGAATTATCTAATACGACCAAATGTATCACTTCCTTTAATGCTTATGAATAAATTTTAAGCCTTCATCAAAAAAATAATAAAAGAGGACGAATTAAATGATGTATATTAAATACTACATTGCAATGATAACACAAACGGCTAATGCATATATGAAAAATTAAATGGTTAATTTCGCCACTCTTCGTTGATATTGTATAACCTTTTTACTTGGATTTAAGATGAAAAATGTGACATATTGGTGATTTTTACAGTGAATCTGAATTAACAGTCACATGGCAATTATTTGAAGTATTCAATAGTTCAACATATAATGATATTAGTCAATAAAGGTCAAATTTTTAGGTATATAAAATATACATTATATAGAGGTGAACATATGCAATTTCAACAACAAGATAATCGAAAACCATTGGAGCAGTTTGGTCGTAATTTAATAGAAGAAGTAAAAAAAGGAAAAATGGATCCAGTCATTGGACGTGATGAAGAAATCCGCAACGTGATACGAATATTATCTAGAAAAACAAAAAACAATCCAGTTTTAATCGGAGAGCCTGGTGTAGGAAAAACAGCCATTGTAGAAGGATTGGCACAACGTATCGTTCGAAAAGACGTCCCAGAAGGTTTAAAGGATTGCGTGCTATATGAATTAGATATGAGCGCTTTAATTGCAGGTGCAAGCTACCGTGGGCAATTTGAAGAACGATTAAAAGGTGTATTAAAAGAAGTAAAAGAATCAGAAGGTCGTATTATTTTATTTATTGATGAAATCCATACCATTGTAGGGGCTGGAAAAACAGACGGTGCAATGGATGCTGGTAATATGTTAAAGCCTATGTTAGCACGAGGAGAGCTTCATTGTATTGGTGCAACTACGCTGGACGAATACCGTATGTATATTGAAAAAGATCCCGCTTTAGAACGTCGATTCCAACAAGTATTGGTTCGTGAGCCATCGATTGAAGATACCGTTTCGATTTTACGTGGGTTAAAGGAGCGATTTGAATTACATCACGGTGTTCGTATACATGACCGCGCAATCATTGCTGCTGCCCAGCTATCAAATCGATATATAACAGATCGCTTCTTGCCTGATAAAGCCATTGATTTAATAGACGAAGCCTGTGCCATGATTCGTACAGAGATTGATTCCATGCCACAGGAATTGGACATGGTCACAAGACGAGTCATGCAGCTTGAAATTGAAGAGCAAGCATTGACAAAAGAAAAAGATGAAGCAAGTAAAAAGCGTCTAGAGGCACTAAAAGAAGAATTGCAATTACTAAAAACTAAACAACAAACGATGAAAGAACAATGGGAGTTTGAAAAACAAGGCTTACAGACGATTCAACATAAGCGAGAGCAATTGGATCGATTTCGTAGAGAACTAGAGGATGCAGAAAGTAAATATGATTTAAATAAAGCAGCAGAATTACGTCATGGTAAAATTCCTGCATTAGAAAAGGAACTAGCAGCCTTAGAAGAGGAAATGAAAAAAGGGTCTGAAACTAGAATATTGCGAGAAGAAGTTACGGCTGATGAAATTGCTTCAATTATTTCAAGATGGACGGGCATACCTGTTACGAAGCTTGTAGAGGGTGAAAGAGAAAAACTTTTAAAACTAAAGGAAACACTACATGAACGTGTTGTTGGTCAAGATACAGCTGTTGATCTCGTCACAGAAGCAGTTTGGCGTGCACGTGCAGGTATTCAGGATCCGAATCGTCCAATCGGTTCATTTATCTTCTTAGGACCTACAGGGGTAGGGAAGACAGAGCTTGCAAAAGCCTTAGCTGCCCAATTATTTGATTCAGAGGACCATTTCATAAGAATTGATATGAGTGAGTATATGGAAAAGCATAGTGTTTCAAGACTTGTTGGTGCCCCTCCAGGTTATGTCGGCTATGAAGAAGGAGGACAATTAACGGAAAGTGTAAGGAGAAATCCGTATTCCGTTATTTTACTTGATGAAATAGAGAAGGCTCATCCAGATGTAGCAAATATTTTGTTGCAAATATTAGATGACGGTCGCATTACAGATAGCCAGGGTAGACTAGTTAACTTTACAAATACTGTTATTATTATGACTTCAAATATTGGTTCACAATTTTTGCTTGAACAAGAACTAAAGAATTCAGTGGAAGATTTAGTCATGACTGAACTACGTCTACATTTTAAACCTGAATTGCTAAATCGTGTGGATGATATTATTATGTTCCATGCACTAGGTTCAGATCATTTTACAGCGATTACTTGGAAGTATATTAAGCAATTACAAGCTCGTATCGCAGAGCAAGAGGTTGATTTGAAGGTTGATGAATCTGTCGTGGAGTGGGTCGTGGAGCATGGTGTTGATCCTCAATTTGGTGCAAGACCTTTAAAGAGGTTTATTCAAAGACATGTTGAAACAGCAGTAGCAAGAGAGTTGTTAAAAGGAGAAGTAGTGCCAGGAGATATGTTAAATATTACAATGAAAAATCAAGAATTACTTGTGACAAAATAATACTTTTCATTATTATAGAACAACGCACAAATGCTGAAGATCACATTTGTGCGTTGTTTTTAGTATTTCACAAGAAAAAATCCCGCACTCTATCGCGCGGGAATTAATTATTGTACTTATAATTAGTGATGTTCTGCATCTGGAGTTGGTTCATTTGGAATAACTGCAGTCATAATTAAAATTATGATAGAGAACACAACTGAGATAATTGCACCAGTTACAAAATCAAAGTGAGCACCTAATACTGAACTAACAACATAGTTCAACATTGTTACTAATAAGAATGACCAGATAAATGTCATGATATATTGCATCATTTTCACCTCTAACGAACATTATTAGATATATTATTTCTATTTTACCCTAAAATATCATACCACACGACATAAATAAATAACAATACGATTTTTCATTTTAACAAATATTACAGTTGTAGTTATAAAAAATGTGAGCTATAA
Above is a genomic segment from Lysinibacillus sp. PLM2 containing:
- a CDS encoding Crp/Fnr family transcriptional regulator, whose product is MVVLDNSPLNFHRLFENNGQFLKVDKGNHIFREGEMAHDIFLIKEGKVQISKEQESGKELTIRICGKGSILGETTLFSQIGSHSTSAIALSQTEIFSLSKKDLELLLTEQPALLIEYLKWLQNENIKNQSLIRDLVMNGKKGALYSTLIRLSNTYGEITDDNNIFINFNLTNTEIANLCSTSREMINRMLNDLRKQNILSIEKGYITIHDLNYLKAEICCDNCPIEICRID
- the clpB gene encoding chaperone protein ClpB; translation: MQFQQQDNRKPLEQFGRNLIEEVKKGKMDPVIGRDEEIRNVIRILSRKTKNNPVLIGEPGVGKTAIVEGLAQRIVRKDVPEGLKDCVLYELDMSALIAGASYRGQFEERLKGVLKEVKESEGRIILFIDEIHTIVGAGKTDGAMDAGNMLKPMLARGELHCIGATTLDEYRMYIEKDPALERRFQQVLVREPSIEDTVSILRGLKERFELHHGVRIHDRAIIAAAQLSNRYITDRFLPDKAIDLIDEACAMIRTEIDSMPQELDMVTRRVMQLEIEEQALTKEKDEASKKRLEALKEELQLLKTKQQTMKEQWEFEKQGLQTIQHKREQLDRFRRELEDAESKYDLNKAAELRHGKIPALEKELAALEEEMKKGSETRILREEVTADEIASIISRWTGIPVTKLVEGEREKLLKLKETLHERVVGQDTAVDLVTEAVWRARAGIQDPNRPIGSFIFLGPTGVGKTELAKALAAQLFDSEDHFIRIDMSEYMEKHSVSRLVGAPPGYVGYEEGGQLTESVRRNPYSVILLDEIEKAHPDVANILLQILDDGRITDSQGRLVNFTNTVIIMTSNIGSQFLLEQELKNSVEDLVMTELRLHFKPELLNRVDDIIMFHALGSDHFTAITWKYIKQLQARIAEQEVDLKVDESVVEWVVEHGVDPQFGARPLKRFIQRHVETAVARELLKGEVVPGDMLNITMKNQELLVTK
- a CDS encoding DUF2929 domain-containing protein, with the protein product MQYIMTFIWSFLLVTMLNYVVSSVLGAHFDFVTGAIISVVFSIIILIMTAVIPNEPTPDAEHH